Below is a window of Populus trichocarpa isolate Nisqually-1 chromosome 3, P.trichocarpa_v4.1, whole genome shotgun sequence DNA.
CCGCCACCTCAGTTTTGGAGCTACTCGGCTTTAAAGCTGGAAGATGATGGGACATCGGCATATCACGACAACCTTCTGAAAACTATCACCTTTTACTATGTGCCACGCAGTCGGTGGACGGGAAATTGGATCAATCTCCCGAGTCCCGAGCTCAAGTCACCAGGCAGGAGttgaatttaaaaacaacatgaatcaTTCAAAGAGAAGGAGATGGCCCTGGATGATCCATGTCCTTCTGTGTTTAAAAATGTCTATCAGGGAAAAAGATGATGACCCTTCACAAGCACCATCACCTTTCCACCTGCAAGGGCAAGCAAATAAGAATGATAtaatctataataataaaagaaaagtgaaaatggCCCTAATTTGACTTCATCCATCATTCTTTGCATCTGGGACATACGGAGACTTTTCAACCATAACGGCAAGCAACTTTTTCTTTCAGGAATTTATCAATACAAAGTACTGGTTAATCAGGATTCAAAAATGATGGCCACGGGGGAAAACCAACCACAAAGTTGAAATTTAAGGCTTCAGTTCTCAAAATAAATCACACGACATTGTCAAATTACAGTCATAGAATCCAACTTCCAAAGTCCAATGACTTAAAATGTAATGAAAACGGGAAAGCGAATGTACTACTTTTATATGGAAAAAGCTCCTGAGAACGCTTCTCCCACACCGAGGCTTTAAGCATGTTCAGCTGTGTTGTACTCCATTCCCATCTCAGATAAACAACCATTCCTACGAGCAGCAAAATGAAAGGAGGCAATTATCGATGAAACTCATAATAGAGTAAAACAATAACTTGTAGAGATGAAACTCACTAACATGTAGCCTTATTATTTACAAAACCTAGCAAGCACAGAAAAGTTGGCTCAATAAACTCCCCCAACCATGGAGGGGAAGTCTTCGAAGCTCCACAAGTCCACTGCGTTTGTGCCATCCTGAGTTGTGTCTCCATTAAGGAAGCTATCAAGAGAAGCCTCCCAGTTACCCACAAGATCTGGCATCTGAAGGTTCATCAACTGATTGTCAAAAGCCAGCAACTCTTCGGACAGAGATTTCCCATTCTTCTCTTCAACAGGCACTTCATTCTCAGAGTATGATTTCAACTTCTTAGGATTAGCATCCACAAAGACGGATTCATCAACTTCTGGAGTTGCTGCAAGAACAGACAAGATTTCAGGGCCTTGTTCTCCCCACCCAAAGTCACAATCAAATGAGTTGCTCCCCTTGTCAGAATTGAAATACATAGAAGCATTGTCAGGAGTCAAGGGCGTCACCCCAGAATCTCCAATGGCCGGGAAAGAATTCATTATTCCAAACTGGCTCACTTGTGGTTTCTCTTCCACAAAGCCCATATTATTATAATCCGTTTCTGGGTTGCTCAAGTAACTAAAATCCTGGCTTAAATTTGCCTTCGTAAGTCGTTTCTGTGAGTTTTCCTTAATTGGATGCCTTGCTGAAGCACATGGAGCTTCATCAGGGAAGTTCACCTTAGCTTTCTTGCCACGAATTCTACGTGCCTCAGAATCATATGCTCTAGCAGCTTCTTCTGCAGTATTGAATGTTCCCAACCAGACACGTACCCCTTTCCTGGGATCACGAATCTCAGCAGCCCATTTTCCCCATGGACGCTGCC
It encodes the following:
- the LOC7483575 gene encoding ethylene-responsive transcription factor RAP2-12: MCGGAIISDFIAPTTTARSSRRLTSGFEWLELKKPFNNKHLKPVVADPEDDFEADFQEFKDESDVDEDYDVFADAKPFAFSASVSEPAQKRGLPRGSTAVKSAGFSGPAEKSAKRKRKNQFRGIRQRPWGKWAAEIRDPRKGVRVWLGTFNTAEEAARAYDSEARRIRGKKAKVNFPDEAPCASARHPIKENSQKRLTKANLSQDFSYLSNPETDYNNMGFVEEKPQVSQFGIMNSFPAIGDSGVTPLTPDNASMYFNSDKGSNSFDCDFGWGEQGPEILSVLAATPEVDESVFVDANPKKLKSYSENEVPVEEKNGKSLSEELLAFDNQLMNLQMPDLVGNWEASLDSFLNGDTTQDGTNAVDLWSFEDFPSMVGGVY